TGAggcttttggtttttgaaaatagtatcaacattttttcgcaaaataaGTAgcgttatttttgaaagaaaattaaattttaaacttaactGCCATCCGTTTTGACAGTGATCACAATTTCaccttaaaacttttttctggtTTGGTCGATGATTTTCTTATTCAACATGATTGGATATCAGATTCCATTAAGTTGTTAGACGGCACATGAATCAGTTGTATGTAcatattctgaaaacttcttaatctgaaaacttgatCAGGAGAATTCTTTGAATTGATATGTATTGTGCAGCATATAAACCTCCATTTTGATTaatatttgatatttattgttcagaaaataaaaatgttccgtGGCCTCGAGTGGGGAACACTGTTGATTCAAATTCAGCAACTTTCTGCAGCTTTTTCGATttcattcaacatttttctgattcacCTAATTGTGAACAAGTCACCAAAGCAAATTGGAGTCTACAAGTATTTTATGTTGTATTTCTCaatctttgaaatattttatggaATTGTGACAGCTCTCACTAGTCCAGTAAGtgttttttcactgaaaaaattttaaaaatcaaacattttcagtttcaccATACCCAATACGCAACATATTCCACAATAATTAGTTCCAAAGATCGGGCATTGAGCCACTTTGTGCTGAACATACTAAATGCAGTGTACTGGGCTTGTTATGGAATATCAGTTGCCATGTTTGCAATTCAATTCATCTATCGATATTTGGCAACTGTGAAGTGAGTTTTAtgctatttttttaatttttaaaatttgtaaaattttgatttttttttttttgagtttcctAAATAGTCAGGAATGATAGCCAGGtgttgaattatttatttctacTAACAACTTACATATAAAACAATTTGGAATGTACTGTTAATGAGAAGTACAGAAATTCCCAACTATGGGAGTAACTCATTTGAAAAACGCAGTCAGCTGAAAGAACTGAGAAGGTCCCCGATCGATGTTAGCTGCAGGTGTGACTAGTCAAACTATAGCCTCGATCAATTTGCTCTTTGGAGACTAATGATTTGACTAACGGGCAAACATCTACAATAGTCGAATTACAGAAGTGACCTTGCTCGCTCCTTCCAATCCTGGAAAATCCTTCTCTGGTTCTCACTTCCACTTGTTTTTGGCACAGTCTGGGCAGTCGCGGGATACGTATTCTGTGCACCAACACAGGAAGTCACTGATTTTATCAAGTAACTGATTTGTTCTTTACTTGCTtgcaacaaaatatttttagaaatagcATCCACGTTACTTTTGGATTGGAAGAATCAGAGTTTGTGTATTTGGGGCCGAGAATATTCAAAGAGCACAATGGTACGATTACATTCAATATAAAGCCATCAATCGGACTTGCTCTGAACATTATGACGATGGTATATAAAGACAGAATTTTGAATCCAATAaccaatttgagaaaaatttagaacatatcattttttgcaatactCTTTTTCGGTCTGAAATGTTACTATTAcatgagaaaaatgatgagCCAAAGTGGATCGTCAAAGTCAATAGGCCTCCAGCGGCAGCTATTTTTTGCATTGGTGGTGCAAACTTTGATTCCAGTGGTTTTAATGCTTTCACCGTTTACGTTTGCTCttattttgtgcattttcgaTATTAATGATGATGTTATTGGTGGAATCGTGGTGTTGTGTATTGCTATTTACCCCGCAATTGACCCACTTccgaatatttttattatcagAGATTATAGGAGAGCACTATTATGTAAGTTCGGTGCTTtattcgatttgaaaaaaataaggtATTTATTGGGTTGCACTGGTTGCCCTTTCCCATTTATTACCTTCGTCAATAAGGAAATGACAAATTCCAATATTagactaaaaatataaattggtgaaaatattataaactttagaaaaaaaaatgttaaaaactttttctcattattcACTCATTGAATACATGGGCTTAAAACGTTGagtgaaaaaaacgaaacgtAAATATTCATCACTTATCGATAGAttgttaaaaacaaatttacaaGAAGACAACGTTGTCAAAAAAACTCCGAGCCTAGTCTGTAGTTTCTAACTAAATTAACCTGTGTATCTTTGTACACTTCTTCAAACTCAATtgaggaaaattttcagattatgtACTCCGtgtgaaaaataaactgtTTTGCAAAACAAATGTTATTAGCGCATCGAGAAATACGTCTTGTTATGTTGATGGACAAATCAGTAATGCTACCGGACAACGTGCTTTCAGCAATGTTTCAATGACTGCAGGAacaatataatattttatcaaattgtggaattcttttttgtttattaatgaaatctgagaaacttgagaaattattttacatGCCAATTTTTAGGAGGTATTCAGAAACTTAAActatttctcgaaaaaaaaacaacaaaaaacacaaaaacgcaaaaaataataaattcacGTCAACGTTAAAAATTACACATACTCCGCGTggaaaacgtttatttttgttttcgctttctcaaaaatcaataatttattgtttGATCGATTGAGTTCCGAACACGATGCTTCAATATTTTGTTCTTGGTTATCTCGTGTTTGAGGTTAGTTTTCTGCGATTTGGGCGTAAAATGCGGCGCTTGGGGTTCGCCGATTACAGCATGTTGgtctaatatttttcaataaatcaaatgtcaaaatatagaaaaatattttattgatcgGAAAATCAGGTTTATTTCAGTTGAAGTCGTATGAAactttctaaacatttttgaacagaatgaacaaaaattaagtgttattttcagattaaccaaaaattattctatATTTGGACACTATACTTTAATCTCGACtttccctaaaaatttttttccaaatttccagatcaTCCGTCTCGCCCAACTCCCCGACGTCTGTGCGGTCAAATTCACGCCACCGCCCGCCAAGCAGGCTACACCACCAGCTGCAGTTCCTGCTCCAGAAGCCCCGAAGTCCGAAGTCAGTACCGCAAAGTCGGGATAGAGCAATGTTGGCCAAATGTCGTCTAAAGAAAAATGATGtctcctgaatttttttctacattttgttcCTCTGGGACGatgaaagtaaaaaattatttttttttatatatgttttaatgttttttgatcTCAATAGCtgtttgtttaatttttttgaggataagattctccgaaaaaaaaaattagaaactgtTTCCAGTTTGAAAAACTAGGAAGAACTAATTTCGAGGTTTTCAAGTTGTTTTCCTAATGACCCACATCTCGAAAAGCCATTTTCTTCCTTGTTTTCCTCTGCCCAATTGGGCTATCCCTGTTCTACATTCTCCTTTTCCGTTCTGATTTTTTCCTGGCAAAATGTCAAAAGAGTATTCTCTCGCACACATCTGTCCTCTGGTGCCGACAGGTAGTTTGTAAAACAGGAGAGCTCATAAAACAAAATGATGCATGTTTCCTAGTATGTTTGTGTCAGTGTGATAAATGTTGCTAGATCAATTCTAGAGAAATTGATTCTTCGAAAGAAAAACACCAAGTAAAAATGGCGGGACACTAATAAGCCACACCCATATcttggttcaattttttaaatatagtaTTTCTctcaggaaatttgaatttcccgccaattatttttctaggaaaattttactttttcgcCAAAGCATAGTTCCTATAAAATTTATCCATcccgcaaaaatatttttcagaaaaatttcgctcaacaaatttaaatttcccgccaaaactttctgagaaaattccgaatttcccgccaatttttattgtgggaaaatttgaatttctcgacAAAATGTTTCCTTCGAAATTAAgtctgtgaaaatttcaaactcccgccatgttttcaataaatttgaatttaagttaatgaaaatttccgctGTAGGGAGTTTTTAgatttgtttttcaagttttctaaaaaatatacatacctataacttaaaaaaaaacaaaagggCCACGTGTTCTGCACATGAAAAGGGGTTTTTGAGTTTCTACTATTCACACAAAACAGCAACGTTCTGGGAGTTTCGCAGCGACCAGACAACATGTTTTCCTCTAACATCAAAGTCCACACAAACAAAGCAAGAGCGTAAATATTTTGTGGATCGTTGGAAAAATATCAGCAGCGGACAGaataaaaaaacgaagaatcgTTTATAAGTGCCAGTTTTgttgcgaaaattttttctttcaatttttatatttaatttcaaaaactaaatattaaaatgGATTCAAGGCAAGTttcattttctagttttctgaagaaaaacaaattttttgttagtttttttaaaatttctaattgtATAAACTAGGCACATTTTTCCATCGCCAAAAATGCCATACATAGTGTTTCAgtattttgaatatatttttttgttgcattttggaaaaaaacgtaACTTATCTacataaaaaaacaaagaaatgtcaaaaaagtgCTCTCATAATTAACCGTCTGAACaacagaattttccaaaaaaaaaaaatttaaaatgtatatgaaacatttttgctaAACTAAATTTGgataagttcaaaaagtttcataaaagtttggaaaaagagctcccaaaaattcatttttcagtttactGCGCTCCGCCGTTCGAGCATCTGTTCAAGCCTGCAATGGTTCTGGATTACCTCCCGGATTAGCTGATTTCAAGCCAAAGTATACAAGTGTAAGTTTAAGTTTTGACATAAATCTAAGCCCCGGATGTCTCATTCAGGCTCTTTGGATTTTCTTGTGCCAgactattttccaaaatatatgTATTAAAAGCAACGAatctttttcagctttttatcAACAACGAATTTGTAGATGCCAAATCGGGAAAgacttttgaatttgttaATCCAGCCAACGGGAAACTTTTAGCAAAAGTTGCCGAGGGTAACAGAGATGATGTTGATATTGCCGTTGAAGtaagttaaaggtggagtagcgatagtggaaaattgttaaaaaccactcttTTGGtcctaaaatgaccaaatatcataataacacttttcaaaaattttttgaaaatgttttatttactgtcaaaaagtggcaattactcagtttttgcaactcataattttggaagtcaaccgaaaaaaaaaaatttttttcgacattttttatgttttaactttgtttaaattatttgtataaaaacattgtaggggtcgaagcatgcgacatttctttaaatttcctcaaaagctcgtatttttcaaaattttggcaatttgcaaaaactttggccggaaatcatgaaaaatctaaaaaattttggagtgttctattattatatttggttgttttgggtcattataagtgcatttagacaaaatccccactggcgctaccccacctttaaactatataatttgcattaaaaaaagttgttcaggCCGCCAAAAAAGCCTTTAAAATTGGAAGCGAATGGAGAAGAATGGATGCTTCACATCGTGGAGTTCTATTGAACAGACTTGCCGATTTGATGGAGAGAGACAGAGTTATTTTGGCTTCTCTTGAATCTTTGGATAATGGAAAACCTTATAAAGAAGCTTACAACATAGATCTTCcaatttccataaaaacaTTCAGGTGAggcaaatttctaaatttctaattttacatTAGTCCGTGAATTTCAGATACTACGCCGGATATGCTGATAAAAACCACGGAAAAACCATTCCCGTCGGTGGAGACTATTTTACATACACACGGCATGAGCCAGTTGGAGTTTGTGGTCAAATTATTCCGTGGAATTTCCCGCTTCTTATGCAAGCATGGAAACTTGCACCGGCATTGGCAATGGGGAACACAGTTGTCATGAAGGTCGCCGTCAAAACCCCGTTATCAGCTCTCCACGTGGCATCGCTGATCAAAGAAGCTCAATTTCCAGAAGGAGTTGTGAATATTATTCCAGGTATTTTTTAgagggaatttaaatttatccTTTAATTGGACCCTGGAATTGTAAACCACTCACTTTATCTGCATCTCGAAATTGGTCTATTGGCACATTTAGGAACATTTCGGCATTTGGAACCAGCTTATGGCCCAAGTTTGGTCCAATAAATATTAAAGTAAAtcaaaagttggcaaaacttATGTAAAAGTTGGACAAGACTTcggcaaaacttggattcaggCTGCACCAAAGTTCAACCTGAGTTTCACCCAACTAAACTTGGTGCAGCCTGAAttcaagttttgccaaagtcttgcccaagttttgcccaagttttgccaacttctgatccaagttTATCTTTTAtgggccaaacttgggcatGAAGTTAGAGCTTAATGTCGAGGTATTACCACCCGCACTGTTTATATTCTTGTTGATAACTTTTAGCGTTGGCCGCAGTtttattaaaggtggtgtagtttaattcctttattttttagtACTTTATTAGaatcaaaattgtctgaaaacatcgaatttcataatgaaatttcttgaaaacttctcaaaaaaaaagttatggcggctcaaaaaatggcctaaaattagctaaaatttgaaaatttaccgACTTGgcaatgtcgcagcggctggaaacaatttttttttgaaatcaccgtcaaattttgattatacaatgtaaaaaatatttttcagtgttttccggcaattttgagtctaacaaaacaatttttaaaaaattcgactacatcacctttaatgtaaaaatatcTGCTCTACCAGTATTGCATAACGGTGAATCCGAAAATTCGAACTAATAACACCAttattttattgttcaaataaaactttgaGATTTCTACAGGGCGTGGAACTGATGCTGGTGAAGCTATTGCATCGCATATGGACGTCGATAAAGTCGCGTTCACTGGATCCACGGAAGTTGGAAAAACCATAATGAAAGCAGCAGCGGAGTCCAATGTGAAGAAAGTAACGCTCGAGCTTGGAGGAAAGTCACCGAATATCGTTTTTGCGGACGCGGATCTAGAGGAGGCGGTTCGTCAATCCCATCACGCGCTGTTTTTCAATCAGGGACAGTGTTGCTCTGCAGGATCGAGAACTTTTGTGGAGGGAAAAATCTACGATGAGTTTGTGGCAAAGGCAAAGGAACTGGTAGAGAAAACTGTCATCGGAGACCCATTCGACGAGAACACTACACAAGGTCCGCAAATTGATGAATCACAAGTTGAGACTATTATGAAGTATATTGAGTCTGGAAAGAAGGAGGGGGCTCAGCTAGTGACTGGCGGAGTTAAACACGGAGACCAGGGATATTTTGTGAAGCCTACCATCTTTGCAAATGTGAATGATCAAATGAAAATCGCACAGGAAGAGATTTTCGGGCCAGTCATGATTGTCATCAGATTTGATTCGATGGAGGAGTTGATTGAAAAAGCCAATAATACAATTTATGGACTGGCTGCTGGAGTGGTGACCAATGATTTGAATAAAGCTCTTCAAGTCGCAAATACTATCCGCGCGGGATCAGTTTGGGTCAACTGTTATGATGTTTTTGATCCTGCTGCTCCGTTTGGAGGATTCAAACAATCTggtaacaaaaataattattccaacctattctttaaaagttttttttaggtaTCGGTCGTGAACTTGGGGAGTACGGTCTTGCGGCGTATACTGAAGTGAAAACGGTCACTATTAAAGTTCCACAAAAGAATTCGTAGGACGTTCTGAAATTTCGgctttgtgtatttttttccagaaacttgtAAATAAAGTGCTATTTATAAAACAGTCCCTATATTGATTGTTtatgtttttataaaacaataaaagaaaacaggaACACCCaacataggcttaggcttaggcctaggcttaggctttgggattaggcttaggcttgggcctaggtttaggcttaaggctaggctcaggcttatgctcagacttaggcttaggccagGCGCGAGGGCGAgagaaaaaatccagaaatttcaagaaatcagaaaaaaataaaagcgaATGGGGAGAGTGCAAAGAAAAGTAAATCAATTGAAGGTCGCATTATCTAGACTCGTActtttctgaacaattttgtGAACATAAAATG
This is a stretch of genomic DNA from Caenorhabditis elegans chromosome V. It encodes these proteins:
- the str-221 gene encoding Serpentine receptor class r-10 (Predicted), producing MFRGLEWGTLLIQIQQLSAAFSISFNIFLIHLIVNKSPKQIGVYKYFMLYFSIFEIFYGIVTALTSPFHHTQYATYSTIISSKDRALSHFVLNILNAVYWACYGISVAMFAIQFIYRYLATVKSDLARSFQSWKILLWFSLPLVFGTVWAVAGYVFCAPTQEVTDFIKNSIHVTFGLEESEFVYLGPRIFKEHNGTITFNIKPSIGLALNIMTMNISFFAILFFGLKCYYYMRKMMSQSGSSKSIGLQRQLFFALVVQTLIPVVLMLSPFTFALILCIFDINDDVIGGIVVLCIAIYPAIDPLPNIFIIRDYRRALLYYVLRVKNKLFCKTNVISASRNTSCYVDGQISNATGQRAFSNVSMTAGTI
- the Y46H3D.1 gene encoding uncharacterized protein (Confirmed by transcript evidence), with product MLQYFVLGYLVFEIIRLAQLPDVCAVKFTPPPAKQATPPAAVPAPEAPKSEVSTAKSG
- the alh-2 gene encoding Aldehyde dehydrogenase domain-containing protein (Partially confirmed by transcript evidence), which gives rise to MDSSLLRSAVRASVQACNGSGLPPGLADFKPKYTSLFINNEFVDAKSGKTFEFVNPANGKLLAKVAEGNRDDVDIAVEAAKKAFKIGSEWRRMDASHRGVLLNRLADLMERDRVILASLESLDNGKPYKEAYNIDLPISIKTFRYYAGYADKNHGKTIPVGGDYFTYTRHEPVGVCGQIIPWNFPLLMQAWKLAPALAMGNTVVMKVAVKTPLSALHVASLIKEAQFPEGVVNIIPGRGTDAGEAIASHMDVDKVAFTGSTEVGKTIMKAAAESNVKKVTLELGGKSPNIVFADADLEEAVRQSHHALFFNQGQCCSAGSRTFVEGKIYDEFVAKAKELVEKTVIGDPFDENTTQGPQIDESQVETIMKYIESGKKEGAQLVTGGVKHGDQGYFVKPTIFANVNDQMKIAQEEIFGPVMIVIRFDSMEELIEKANNTIYGLAAGVVTNDLNKALQVANTIRAGSVWVNCYDVFDPAAPFGGFKQSGIGRELGEYGLAAYTEVKTVTIKVPQKNS